The Edaphobacter sp. 12200R-103 genome contains a region encoding:
- a CDS encoding RidA family protein, whose protein sequence is MEKQTRRGLLKNATKAAVAGALITREASAQTKPAVKKDATGKSQTAFPFTTVVSFGNLLFVSGIGCRVKGTIEEETKWVLDEIEKNLVASGSSLEKVLKINIFMEDIKQFDRMNAVYKTRNWGKVFPARNTVQPAALPAGDYGLAIDCIAYV, encoded by the coding sequence ATGGAAAAGCAGACACGGAGAGGCCTCCTAAAGAACGCGACCAAAGCAGCCGTCGCCGGAGCCCTCATCACCAGGGAGGCCTCGGCCCAGACAAAACCGGCAGTCAAGAAGGATGCCACCGGCAAATCCCAGACGGCCTTTCCCTTCACCACCGTCGTCTCCTTCGGCAACCTCCTCTTTGTCTCCGGAATCGGCTGCCGCGTGAAAGGCACCATTGAAGAGGAAACGAAATGGGTGCTCGACGAGATCGAAAAAAACCTGGTCGCCTCCGGCTCCTCGCTCGAGAAGGTCCTCAAGATCAACATCTTTATGGAAGACATCAAGCAGTTCGATCGCATGAACGCCGTCTACAAGACGCGCAACTGGGGCAAGGTCTTCCCGGCCCGCAATACCGTCCAGCCGGCCGCCCTTCCCGCAGGCGACTATGGCCTGGCCATCGACTGCATTGCCTACGTCTAG
- the sseA gene encoding 3-mercaptopyruvate sulfurtransferase produces the protein MNPLVSVSWLAERLGDPRVVVLDATLPPVGVVPPVDTRGRYLERHIPGAVFFDIDELSDHSTPLPHMLPGAEEFSRSMAELGVGDDMTIVVYEQTGVFSAPRAWWMLRTFGAREVHLLDGGLQAWVAAGQPVESGAVKRRTASFKAKLDAPAVKSFAEVQQIIAAKGQILDARSAGRFAGTAPEPRPGLSSGHMPGAGSVPFTELAADGRIKDAQELRQLFAAKGVDVTQPVTTTCGSGVTAAVIALGLEIAGATQVSLYDGSWAEYAQQPEAVIEKA, from the coding sequence ATGAATCCTCTGGTCTCTGTCTCCTGGCTCGCGGAACGCCTGGGCGACCCGCGGGTGGTCGTGCTCGACGCCACGCTGCCTCCGGTGGGCGTCGTTCCTCCCGTCGATACGCGCGGGCGCTACCTGGAGCGTCACATTCCCGGCGCGGTCTTCTTCGACATCGACGAGCTCTCGGACCACAGCACACCGCTGCCCCACATGCTTCCCGGCGCGGAGGAGTTTTCGCGCAGCATGGCGGAGCTCGGCGTAGGGGACGACATGACCATCGTGGTCTACGAGCAGACGGGCGTCTTCTCGGCCCCGCGCGCCTGGTGGATGCTGCGTACCTTCGGTGCACGCGAAGTCCACCTTCTGGACGGCGGGCTGCAGGCATGGGTGGCGGCGGGGCAACCGGTCGAATCCGGCGCGGTCAAACGCAGGACGGCCAGCTTTAAAGCGAAGCTGGATGCCCCGGCGGTGAAGAGCTTTGCCGAAGTCCAGCAGATCATCGCGGCGAAGGGGCAGATTCTTGACGCACGTTCGGCTGGACGGTTTGCCGGAACAGCTCCAGAGCCACGCCCTGGCCTCAGCTCAGGCCATATGCCAGGCGCAGGCTCAGTACCGTTTACGGAGCTGGCGGCGGATGGACGCATCAAGGATGCGCAGGAACTGCGCCAACTCTTTGCTGCAAAGGGCGTGGACGTGACACAACCCGTCACGACCACCTGCGGCTCAGGCGTGACGGCAGCAGTGATTGCGCTGGGACTCGAAATAGCGGGAGCTACCCAGGTAAGCCTCTACGACGGTTCCTGGGCAGAGTATGCACAGCAGCCCGAGGCCGTGATCGAAAAAGCGTAA
- a CDS encoding carboxymuconolactone decarboxylase family protein, producing MEPRLALPANLSPEAMQALMALGAAAKQENGVPALTLNLVYLRASQINGCSVCVDMHARTLRQIGETDERLIAVGAWRDAPYFTAAERAALAFAEAATRLADRSDPVPDDVWIEAAQFYDQKALAALALNVAVINLWNRLNVSTRQIAGQWVKSAEAKKWQAEHAAAAR from the coding sequence ATGGAACCACGACTCGCCCTTCCCGCCAATCTATCGCCGGAGGCCATGCAGGCCCTCATGGCGCTCGGCGCCGCAGCAAAACAGGAAAATGGCGTCCCCGCCCTCACTCTGAACCTCGTCTACCTGCGCGCCAGCCAGATCAACGGCTGCAGCGTCTGTGTCGACATGCACGCGCGCACGCTGCGGCAGATCGGCGAGACCGACGAGCGCCTGATCGCCGTCGGCGCATGGCGCGACGCTCCCTACTTCACCGCTGCGGAGCGCGCCGCCCTGGCCTTTGCCGAGGCCGCGACCCGCCTGGCCGACCGCTCCGATCCAGTTCCCGACGATGTCTGGATCGAGGCAGCGCAGTTCTACGACCAGAAGGCTCTCGCGGCCCTGGCCCTGAACGTCGCCGTCATCAACCTGTGGAACCGCCTCAACGTCTCCACACGGCAGATTGCAGGGCAGTGGGTGAAATCGGCAGAGGCAAAGAAATGGCAAGCGGAGCACGCCGCAGCCGCTCGCTAA
- a CDS encoding cupin domain-containing protein → MTTSATHPTSSECRLLQPGKTFIGKQGLEYAVGISAEAVGSQHIHMQLVTIPPGGRAHAHKHASHETAIYALQGESGVWHGERLEHHTIVRPGDFFYIPANMPHLPYNPSTTEPVVAVIARTDPNEQESVVLLPELDSIHPPA, encoded by the coding sequence ATGACCACCTCCGCCACCCACCCCACCTCCAGCGAATGCCGCCTCCTTCAGCCCGGCAAGACCTTCATCGGCAAACAGGGCCTCGAGTACGCCGTCGGCATCTCCGCCGAAGCCGTTGGCTCGCAACACATCCACATGCAGCTCGTCACCATTCCTCCCGGCGGACGCGCCCACGCCCACAAGCACGCCTCGCACGAGACCGCCATCTACGCGCTCCAGGGCGAATCGGGCGTGTGGCACGGCGAGCGCCTGGAGCACCACACCATCGTGCGGCCCGGCGACTTCTTCTACATCCCCGCCAACATGCCGCACCTTCCCTACAACCCCAGCACTACCGAACCGGTCGTCGCCGTCATCGCCCGCACCGACCCCAACGAGCAGGAGAGCGTCGTCCTTCTGCCCGAGCTGGACAGCATCCACCCCCCAGCCTGA
- a CDS encoding FmdB family zinc ribbon protein → MPLYEYECTECHERTEKIQKFSDPEITVCPHCSGHLERVLSAPAVTFKGGGWYADGYGNSKSKATESKSEAKTSSPPSTSSTSSSDSGSSAAASAPAAPAAPSK, encoded by the coding sequence ATGCCCCTCTACGAGTACGAATGCACGGAATGTCACGAACGAACCGAGAAGATCCAGAAGTTCTCCGACCCGGAGATCACGGTCTGTCCGCACTGCAGCGGACACCTGGAGCGGGTCCTTTCGGCGCCTGCAGTCACATTCAAGGGCGGCGGATGGTACGCGGACGGCTACGGAAATTCCAAGTCGAAGGCCACTGAGAGCAAATCGGAAGCGAAGACGTCCTCACCGCCTTCCACCTCGTCTACTTCTTCGAGCGACTCCGGCAGCTCTGCCGCAGCATCGGCTCCGGCTGCTCCAGCCGCCCCTTCGAAGTAA
- a CDS encoding phospholipase D-like domain-containing protein: MSRSIIILPDDSAQPLLNAIVNARSSLRIKMFVFSDPEMIEAVITAHKRGVKVRVMLNPERRDGQKENDETRKRLDEAGVDVKDSNPHFDLTHEKSMVIDDAAAFIESLNWETRNFTETRDYAVVTSHRHEVDEVAQCFDADWERTKFVSGDHSHLIWCTGNGRQRLCQLIDSAKHSLWLQNERYQDPVIIEHVVRAWRRGVKIHVMARPPHKLKKDKLVEGVSGLRILQDLGVPVRKLKHIKLHAKLLFADDARAIIGSINFAPGSFDSRRELAIEVDDEPILKRIRKTLHDDWEKGKLLDLSDQALLEELQATDPNVVEDLGIDNLREK, translated from the coding sequence ATGTCCCGCTCGATCATCATCCTGCCTGACGATTCGGCTCAGCCCCTGCTCAACGCCATCGTGAACGCGCGCTCCTCACTGCGAATCAAGATGTTCGTCTTCTCCGACCCCGAGATGATTGAAGCCGTCATCACCGCTCATAAACGCGGTGTAAAGGTGCGGGTGATGCTGAACCCGGAGCGGCGAGACGGCCAGAAAGAAAATGACGAGACGCGGAAGCGGCTGGACGAGGCTGGCGTCGACGTCAAAGACAGTAATCCTCACTTCGATCTGACGCATGAGAAGTCGATGGTCATCGATGATGCTGCGGCGTTTATTGAGTCTCTCAACTGGGAGACCCGCAACTTTACCGAGACTCGCGACTATGCAGTCGTCACCTCCCATCGCCACGAGGTCGATGAGGTGGCTCAGTGTTTCGATGCCGACTGGGAGCGCACGAAGTTCGTCTCAGGCGACCACTCGCACCTGATCTGGTGCACCGGCAACGGGCGCCAGAGGCTATGCCAGCTGATCGACAGCGCGAAGCACTCGCTGTGGTTGCAGAACGAGCGCTACCAGGACCCGGTCATCATCGAGCACGTGGTGCGCGCCTGGAGGCGTGGCGTCAAGATTCACGTGATGGCGCGTCCGCCTCACAAGCTGAAAAAGGACAAGCTGGTCGAAGGCGTCAGCGGACTCCGCATCCTGCAGGACCTCGGCGTTCCCGTTCGCAAGCTGAAGCACATCAAGCTGCATGCAAAGCTGCTGTTCGCAGACGATGCGAGAGCGATTATCGGCTCGATTAATTTCGCTCCCGGTAGCTTCGACAGCCGGCGCGAGCTTGCCATCGAGGTCGATGACGAGCCGATTCTTAAGCGCATCCGCAAAACTTTGCACGACGACTGGGAGAAGGGCAAACTGCTCGATCTCTCCGACCAGGCGCTGCTGGAAGAGCTGCAGGCGACCGACCCGAATGTGGTCGAAGACCTGGGGATCGATAATCTAAGAGAGAAGTAA
- a CDS encoding AAA family ATPase has translation MIKESACNFAKFYYRVSIHRSAAMNVSRKIMPGRIPSSHKLSADTLRRLRGVASGATTAAVSSTLLLTGNGASTAAAVLALAEETGRKLVHVDLSAVSSQYVGETEKNLDRLFATVDPAHAILVFDEADALFGKRSEVKDAHDRYANVELSWLLERIESFPTLAVFSRSSGDELPPGCHFCNHIRLPQ, from the coding sequence ATGATCAAAGAATCCGCTTGCAACTTTGCAAAGTTCTACTATCGTGTCTCCATCCATAGGAGCGCCGCCATGAATGTTTCACGCAAGATCATGCCTGGCCGAATACCCTCTTCCCACAAGTTGTCCGCCGACACCCTTCGAAGACTTCGGGGTGTGGCCTCCGGGGCCACGACTGCCGCTGTGTCCAGCACTTTGCTGCTGACCGGCAACGGCGCCAGCACCGCAGCTGCGGTGCTGGCGCTGGCAGAGGAGACCGGGCGCAAGCTCGTCCATGTCGACCTCTCCGCGGTTTCCTCGCAGTACGTGGGAGAGACAGAGAAGAACCTCGACCGCCTCTTCGCCACCGTCGATCCTGCACACGCCATCCTTGTCTTCGATGAGGCCGACGCTCTCTTCGGCAAACGGAGCGAGGTCAAGGACGCGCACGACCGCTACGCCAACGTCGAGCTCTCCTGGCTGCTCGAGCGCATCGAATCTTTTCCTACCCTGGCCGTCTTCTCCCGGAGTTCCGGCGACGAGCTGCCGCCGGGCTGCCACTTCTGCAATCACATCCGACTGCCGCAATAA
- a CDS encoding VOC family protein — translation MKRVLALAFLMAAGTLGWSQQRPAITGIAFVRVYTSDAVASANFYGKTLGFSSSRAGAITRYPVNDLQWIEVAPLPSPAPASRLEAVGFMTRDAQALESYLKGHSVQIVDPLRKGRFSVRDPEGNLIFFVQEVKGAAVPPAVPATAVSHRIIHAGFVVKDRATEDRFYRDLLGFRPYWHGGPDDTKTNWVSQQVPDGSDWLEYMLNIRPDATLKQLGVSNHMSLGVAHMSDAIAALERNHCEGPSCTASKTGRDGKVQLNLYDPDLTRVEMMEFQPAEKPCCSEFTASHPTEKEAR, via the coding sequence ATGAAAAGAGTCTTGGCACTCGCGTTTCTTATGGCTGCTGGAACGTTGGGCTGGTCGCAGCAGCGCCCGGCGATCACTGGCATCGCCTTCGTCCGCGTCTACACCAGCGATGCTGTAGCTTCAGCGAATTTTTACGGCAAGACGCTGGGTTTCAGCTCCAGTAGGGCAGGAGCGATCACGCGCTATCCAGTCAATGACCTGCAGTGGATCGAGGTGGCTCCGTTGCCTTCGCCTGCTCCGGCTTCGCGGCTTGAAGCTGTCGGCTTTATGACCCGCGATGCGCAGGCGCTTGAGAGCTATCTGAAGGGGCATTCGGTCCAGATCGTCGATCCTCTGCGCAAGGGCCGCTTCAGCGTGCGTGACCCTGAAGGCAACCTGATCTTCTTCGTCCAGGAGGTCAAAGGCGCAGCGGTTCCTCCGGCCGTGCCTGCGACTGCGGTCTCACACCGCATCATCCACGCCGGTTTCGTCGTCAAGGATCGCGCGACAGAGGATCGCTTCTATCGCGACCTCCTCGGCTTCCGGCCTTACTGGCATGGAGGACCGGACGACACGAAGACGAACTGGGTCAGCCAGCAGGTTCCCGATGGTTCGGACTGGCTGGAATACATGTTGAACATCCGTCCCGACGCTACGCTGAAACAGCTTGGGGTGTCGAATCACATGTCGCTGGGAGTAGCCCACATGAGCGACGCCATCGCTGCTCTTGAGCGCAACCACTGCGAAGGCCCCAGCTGCACGGCTTCCAAGACAGGACGCGACGGCAAGGTGCAGCTGAATCTCTATGATCCGGACCTGACGCGTGTCGAGATGATGGAGTTCCAGCCTGCGGAGAAACCCTGCTGCTCCGAATTTACCGCGAGCCATCCGACCGAAAAAGAAGCCCGCTGA
- the serA gene encoding phosphoglycerate dehydrogenase, which yields MKIVIAEKVSPATLAVFQQEPGWQIVTADQIKNGLPAELADADALVVRSAVQVDSKLLESAPKLRVIGRAGVGVDNIDTDAATLGGIVVMNTPGANAVAVAELTLGLMVSMARSISRANATMHDGKWEKKTLQGRELRGKTLGIVGLGRIGLEVARRARAFGMELIGYDPFIAPVIARENDVTLVPIDEIFRRSDYLTLHVGLTPQTEGLINATSLAIMKKGVRIINCARGELIVEEALAEALKSGHVAGAALDVFRKEPLKESAFFSLDNVILSPHIAGSTDEAQEAIGIQLARQVRDYLKLGVVQNAVNLPSLTHEEYTEIAPYIDMAERLGQFLSHATPGNLENIQISYTGRLASGKTDLVRNAALAGIFAGSEGNNESHKAANRINAAAIAEERGVRVQEDKKEFATGGAGSVLKLVLHSSAGDASASATVLHGSSPRLLTYDGIDIEAPLTGTLLSIRNHDVPGVIGRIGTILGEHSINIANFALGRAQDPARGARSQRVPQGQALAVVQIDVPNAAAANAAIESLRKVEAIASVRLVELGKL from the coding sequence ATGAAGATCGTCATCGCTGAAAAAGTCTCCCCTGCCACCCTCGCCGTCTTCCAGCAGGAGCCCGGCTGGCAGATTGTCACCGCCGATCAGATCAAGAACGGACTTCCGGCCGAGCTGGCCGACGCCGATGCCCTGGTCGTTCGCTCCGCCGTCCAGGTCGACTCCAAACTGCTGGAGTCCGCACCGAAGCTGCGCGTCATCGGCCGTGCCGGTGTAGGCGTCGACAACATCGACACTGACGCCGCCACGCTCGGCGGCATCGTCGTGATGAACACGCCGGGCGCAAATGCCGTCGCCGTCGCCGAACTGACGCTGGGCCTGATGGTCTCGATGGCCCGCTCCATCTCGCGCGCCAACGCCACCATGCACGACGGCAAGTGGGAGAAGAAGACCCTGCAGGGCCGTGAGCTCCGCGGCAAGACGCTGGGCATCGTCGGCCTGGGCCGCATCGGCCTTGAGGTCGCACGCCGCGCCCGCGCCTTCGGCATGGAGCTGATCGGCTACGATCCCTTCATTGCGCCGGTGATTGCACGCGAGAACGACGTCACCCTGGTTCCCATCGACGAGATCTTCCGCCGCTCCGACTACCTGACGCTGCACGTGGGGCTGACCCCGCAGACCGAGGGCCTGATCAACGCGACCTCGCTGGCCATCATGAAGAAGGGCGTCCGCATCATCAACTGCGCCCGCGGCGAGCTGATCGTCGAAGAGGCGCTGGCCGAAGCCCTCAAGTCCGGACACGTCGCCGGGGCAGCGCTGGACGTCTTTCGTAAGGAGCCGTTGAAGGAGTCTGCCTTCTTTAGTCTCGACAACGTCATCCTGTCGCCGCACATCGCCGGATCGACCGATGAGGCCCAGGAGGCTATCGGTATCCAGCTGGCGCGCCAGGTTCGCGACTACCTGAAGCTGGGCGTAGTGCAGAATGCAGTCAACCTGCCTTCGCTGACGCACGAAGAGTACACCGAGATTGCTCCCTACATCGACATGGCCGAGCGCCTGGGGCAGTTCCTTTCGCACGCCACGCCCGGCAACCTGGAGAACATCCAGATCAGCTACACGGGGCGTCTGGCATCGGGCAAGACCGACCTGGTCCGCAATGCCGCTCTGGCGGGGATTTTCGCGGGGTCTGAGGGCAACAATGAGTCCCACAAGGCCGCCAACCGCATCAACGCCGCGGCCATTGCAGAAGAGCGCGGAGTTCGGGTCCAGGAGGACAAGAAGGAGTTCGCCACCGGCGGCGCAGGCTCTGTCCTGAAGCTGGTGCTGCACTCCTCGGCGGGAGATGCGTCCGCCTCGGCTACCGTGCTGCACGGAAGCTCGCCGCGCCTGCTGACCTACGACGGAATCGACATCGAGGCCCCGCTGACGGGAACCCTGCTGTCCATCCGCAATCACGACGTACCGGGCGTCATCGGCCGCATCGGCACCATCCTGGGCGAGCATTCGATCAACATCGCCAACTTCGCCCTGGGACGGGCGCAGGATCCGGCTCGCGGAGCGCGTTCGCAGCGCGTGCCGCAGGGTCAGGCACTGGCTGTCGTCCAGATCGACGTTCCCAACGCTGCGGCGGCCAATGCCGCCATCGAGTCTCTCCGCAAGGTAGAGGCTATCGCCAGCGTTCGCCTCGTCGAGCTGGGCAAGCTGTAA
- a CDS encoding ABC transporter ATP-binding protein has product MLRFIGSLVRPYRGKLLIILLAMIVETLMSLAAPWPLKIILDNVVSDHRMARWLHDLLGPALAHGNRLHIALVAALLYVLISALGALASYIDNYFTESVGQWVAHDLRMRMYNHLQRLSLGYYDTHQTGPIISTLTTDIQTIQGFASSSTLDILVDMLTILSMLVLMFWLNWDFTLIAVAVTPFLLFFVSRFKKAVKAATHEVRKQQSEIMAVVQQGLESMQVVQAFGQEFTEEKMLQAVSQATVSAALKARSVKALLSPVVTVVVAMCTAVVLWRGAALILTGAMTVGSLTVYLAYLSRFFKPVKDLATTTNAIAQVTVGVERVRGILDTDSVLTEKPDAIAPETVRGEIEFRHVAFGYDPAFPILKDVSFRIQPGDFVGIVGPTGSGKSTLVSLIPRFYDVVSGSVLIDGVDVRDYRIKALRDHIGYVLQDTILFHGTILENIAFGNPEATREEIVTAAKLANADEFIARMPQGYDTMVGERGSTLSGGQRQRIGIARVMVRNSPILLLDEPTAALDSESEKLVIDALETLMKGRTVIAIAHRLTTIRDATRILVISDGVVAENGTHQELLRRNGIYADLYRTQFDTAPDEAVT; this is encoded by the coding sequence ATGCTTCGTTTTATCGGTAGTCTAGTCCGTCCATATCGCGGCAAGCTCCTGATCATCCTGCTGGCGATGATCGTGGAGACGCTGATGAGCCTGGCTGCGCCCTGGCCTCTGAAGATCATCCTCGACAACGTCGTCAGCGATCATCGCATGGCGCGGTGGCTGCATGACCTGCTGGGACCTGCACTGGCGCATGGCAACCGGCTGCATATCGCGCTGGTTGCAGCCTTGCTGTATGTACTCATCTCGGCTCTCGGTGCGCTTGCCTCCTATATCGATAATTACTTCACCGAGAGCGTAGGCCAGTGGGTGGCGCATGACCTGCGCATGCGCATGTACAACCATCTGCAGCGGCTGTCGCTTGGCTACTACGACACCCATCAGACCGGCCCCATCATCAGCACCCTGACCACCGATATCCAGACCATCCAGGGCTTCGCCTCGTCGTCGACACTCGACATCCTCGTCGACATGCTGACCATTTTGAGCATGCTGGTGCTGATGTTCTGGCTCAACTGGGACTTCACGCTGATCGCGGTCGCGGTGACGCCGTTTCTGCTCTTCTTCGTCTCGCGGTTCAAGAAGGCCGTCAAAGCGGCGACCCACGAGGTGCGCAAGCAGCAGAGCGAGATTATGGCCGTCGTTCAACAGGGGCTGGAGTCGATGCAGGTGGTCCAGGCCTTCGGCCAGGAGTTTACCGAGGAAAAGATGTTGCAGGCGGTCAGCCAGGCGACCGTGAGCGCGGCCCTGAAGGCACGCAGCGTCAAGGCGCTGCTTTCGCCCGTGGTGACCGTCGTCGTGGCCATGTGCACGGCGGTGGTGCTCTGGCGCGGAGCGGCGCTGATTCTTACCGGCGCGATGACCGTGGGCTCGCTTACCGTGTATCTGGCTTACCTGAGCCGCTTCTTCAAACCCGTCAAGGACCTTGCGACAACCACCAACGCCATCGCCCAGGTGACCGTGGGGGTAGAGCGGGTCCGCGGCATCCTCGATACCGACTCCGTTCTTACGGAGAAGCCGGATGCGATCGCTCCCGAGACGGTGCGGGGCGAGATCGAGTTCCGTCATGTCGCTTTTGGTTATGACCCTGCATTTCCGATCCTCAAGGATGTGTCGTTCCGAATTCAGCCGGGGGATTTCGTGGGAATCGTTGGTCCCACTGGCAGCGGTAAGTCCACACTCGTCAGTTTGATCCCGCGATTCTACGATGTAGTAAGCGGCTCCGTGCTGATAGATGGCGTGGATGTTCGCGACTATCGGATCAAGGCTCTGCGCGATCACATCGGCTATGTCCTGCAGGACACCATCCTGTTTCACGGAACGATCCTTGAGAACATCGCCTTCGGAAATCCCGAGGCAACGCGCGAAGAGATTGTTACGGCGGCGAAACTGGCAAATGCCGATGAGTTCATCGCACGCATGCCGCAGGGTTACGACACCATGGTAGGCGAGCGCGGGTCAACGCTCTCGGGAGGGCAGCGGCAAAGGATCGGCATCGCACGGGTCATGGTGCGGAACAGCCCCATTCTGCTGCTGGATGAGCCGACGGCGGCGCTCGACAGCGAATCCGAGAAGCTGGTGATCGATGCGCTTGAAACCCTGATGAAGGGCCGAACGGTGATCGCGATTGCGCACCGGCTGACTACCATTCGCGATGCCACTCGCATCCTGGTGATCTCGGATGGCGTGGTCGCGGAGAACGGCACCCATCAGGAACTTCTGAGACGCAATGGCATCTATGCCGACCTGTACCGCACGCAGTTCGATACAGCGCCCGATGAGGCCGTGACGTAG
- a CDS encoding D-alanine--D-alanine ligase family protein, with the protein MKKKQCIGILFGGRSGEHEVSLLSAASILKAIDKKKYEVVPIGITKEGRWVTASDAHALLTGRQAPENPRLAGDPASTPTAAVLKRGEAVIIPPVPAESLQPLQLSASAVAATHPALDLDVIFPVLHGTFGEDGTIQGLFELADIAYVGSGVLGSAVGMDKAAMKKVFAAAGLPQTPWISLLRSEWRTNPRACTKKIEAALKYPLFVKPANLGSSVGISKVHDRSELAAAMDEAASFDRRLVIEQGVGGTGAKPRELEVAVLGNDSPEASVVGEIVPGAEFYDYEAKYLSDASVPIIPAKLTAAESKQIRQMAIEAFKACDCAGLARVDFLMEPAPKKGKSARKPRIFLNEINTLPGFTSISMYPKLWEASGLSYKQLIDRLIQLAIERHREKQETSFSRG; encoded by the coding sequence ATGAAGAAAAAGCAGTGCATCGGAATCCTCTTTGGCGGGCGGTCCGGCGAGCACGAGGTCTCGCTCCTCTCTGCCGCATCGATCCTCAAGGCCATCGACAAGAAGAAGTATGAGGTCGTCCCCATCGGAATCACCAAGGAGGGCCGCTGGGTCACGGCCTCTGACGCGCACGCCCTGCTCACCGGCAGGCAGGCGCCGGAGAATCCACGGCTGGCTGGCGATCCCGCAAGCACACCGACCGCCGCCGTTCTCAAGCGCGGCGAGGCGGTCATCATACCGCCGGTTCCCGCCGAATCGCTGCAGCCGCTGCAGTTGAGCGCAAGCGCCGTGGCTGCAACCCACCCTGCGCTCGATCTCGACGTCATCTTCCCGGTTCTTCACGGAACCTTCGGCGAAGACGGCACGATCCAGGGACTTTTTGAGCTTGCCGACATCGCCTACGTCGGCTCCGGCGTGCTGGGCTCGGCCGTCGGTATGGATAAAGCCGCGATGAAGAAGGTCTTCGCGGCAGCCGGTCTTCCGCAGACTCCGTGGATCTCGCTTCTGCGCAGCGAGTGGCGCACCAACCCGCGAGCCTGCACGAAGAAGATTGAAGCCGCGCTCAAGTACCCGCTCTTCGTGAAGCCCGCGAACCTCGGCTCATCGGTGGGAATCAGCAAGGTCCACGACCGCTCCGAGCTGGCCGCGGCCATGGATGAAGCTGCCAGCTTCGACCGCAGACTCGTCATCGAGCAGGGCGTCGGCGGCACGGGCGCAAAGCCGCGCGAGCTTGAGGTCGCCGTGCTCGGCAACGACTCGCCCGAGGCCTCCGTCGTCGGCGAGATCGTTCCCGGGGCGGAGTTCTACGACTACGAGGCCAAGTATCTCTCCGACGCGAGCGTTCCCATCATCCCGGCAAAGCTGACCGCCGCCGAATCGAAGCAGATTCGCCAGATGGCTATCGAGGCCTTCAAGGCATGCGACTGCGCCGGTCTGGCTCGCGTCGACTTCCTGATGGAGCCGGCACCGAAGAAGGGGAAGAGCGCGAGAAAGCCGCGCATCTTCCTCAACGAGATCAACACGCTTCCCGGCTTCACCAGCATCAGCATGTACCCCAAGCTGTGGGAGGCCTCCGGATTGTCGTATAAGCAGCTTATCGACCGGCTGATTCAACTGGCCATCGAGCGCCACCGCGAAAAGCAGGAGACGAGCTTCTCACGCGGGTAA
- a CDS encoding sigma-70 family RNA polymerase sigma factor, whose amino-acid sequence MTMPAQEWVTEQFEQNRGRLRGVAFRMLGSLSEADDAVQEAWLRLSRSDADRIENMGGWLTTVVSRVCLDMLRSRKLRREESIEVQPSAPAAAAVSDPEREAVMADSVGVALLVVLDRLGPAERLAFVLHDLFGVAFDEIAGILGRTEMATRQLASRARRRVQGAPAEASGDTGQRRDLVRRLLTALRAGDVPGMVAVLDPDFVLRVDEASMQPGGQREVHGAEVWARQAVVFARGARFVETVLVDGVPGMLLAPHGRLMRALRFTFTEDRIAAMEVIGDPGHLRELELAVME is encoded by the coding sequence ATGACAATGCCGGCACAGGAATGGGTGACAGAACAGTTTGAGCAGAACCGGGGTCGTCTGCGCGGGGTTGCATTCCGGATGCTCGGCTCCCTGAGTGAGGCGGACGATGCCGTTCAGGAGGCCTGGTTACGTCTGAGCCGTTCGGACGCCGATCGGATCGAAAACATGGGAGGCTGGCTGACGACCGTGGTCAGCCGCGTGTGTCTGGATATGTTGCGCTCCAGAAAGTTGCGCCGCGAAGAGTCGATCGAGGTCCAGCCCTCTGCGCCTGCGGCGGCCGCGGTGTCCGACCCGGAGCGCGAGGCTGTCATGGCCGACTCGGTGGGTGTGGCACTGCTGGTCGTGCTGGATCGCCTGGGGCCTGCCGAGCGGCTGGCGTTTGTGCTGCACGACCTGTTCGGTGTGGCATTCGATGAGATCGCCGGGATCCTGGGACGAACCGAGATGGCCACGCGGCAGCTGGCGAGCCGGGCTCGGCGCAGGGTGCAGGGCGCTCCCGCTGAGGCATCCGGAGACACGGGCCAGAGGCGAGACCTCGTTCGCCGCCTCTTAACGGCTCTCCGTGCGGGAGACGTCCCGGGGATGGTGGCTGTGCTCGATCCGGACTTTGTCCTGCGGGTGGATGAGGCATCGATGCAACCGGGTGGTCAGCGCGAAGTGCATGGCGCCGAGGTCTGGGCCAGGCAGGCGGTGGTCTTCGCCCGAGGAGCGCGTTTTGTGGAAACCGTGCTGGTGGACGGTGTTCCCGGAATGCTGCTGGCTCCGCATGGACGCCTGATGCGGGCGTTGCGTTTCACCTTTACTGAGGACCGGATCGCGGCTATGGAGGTGATTGGCGATCCCGGCCACCTGCGCGAGTTGGAGCTGGCTGTCATGGAATAG